The following proteins are co-located in the Agromyces laixinhei genome:
- a CDS encoding LacI family DNA-binding transcriptional regulator gives MIEAEVSEEQAQRGRAPSIRDVARLAGVSHQTVSRVLNHHHSIRPETKQRVLDVMAELQYKPNRAARALVTSRSRTIGVLSASSTQYGAASTIAAVEAAARVAGYWVTTANIEASDAASIADGLAHLAAQGIEGLVVIAPQVRVFETLSELSIDVPYVTMQAAGHEAGRTLSVDQIAGARLATRHLISLGHRNIYHLAGPQDWIEAEARMRGFLEEMSAQDVATTAPILGDWTADFGYHAGRELLTVRDFTAIFASNDQMAIGLMHAVRDAGLDIPGDVSIVGFDDIPEAAHVWPPLTTVRQDFAELGRRCVARLLGDRDPEAAQALETITPELIVRDSTGRPAF, from the coding sequence ATGATCGAGGCCGAAGTGTCCGAAGAGCAGGCGCAGCGCGGGCGTGCACCGAGCATCCGCGATGTCGCGCGCCTGGCCGGCGTGTCGCACCAGACGGTCTCGCGCGTGCTCAACCACCACCACAGCATTCGCCCCGAGACCAAGCAGCGCGTGCTCGATGTCATGGCCGAGCTGCAGTACAAGCCGAACCGAGCGGCCCGGGCCCTCGTCACGAGCCGCTCGAGGACGATCGGGGTTCTCTCGGCCTCGAGCACGCAGTACGGCGCGGCGTCGACCATCGCCGCGGTCGAGGCGGCGGCCCGCGTCGCCGGCTACTGGGTGACGACGGCGAACATCGAGGCGTCGGATGCTGCTTCGATCGCCGACGGGCTCGCGCATCTCGCGGCCCAGGGCATCGAGGGGCTGGTCGTGATCGCGCCGCAGGTACGCGTCTTCGAGACGCTCTCCGAACTCTCGATCGATGTGCCGTACGTGACCATGCAGGCGGCCGGGCATGAGGCCGGGCGAACCCTCTCGGTCGATCAGATCGCGGGGGCGCGCCTGGCCACCCGGCACCTCATCTCACTCGGCCACCGAAACATCTACCATCTCGCAGGACCGCAGGACTGGATCGAGGCGGAGGCGAGGATGCGCGGGTTCCTCGAAGAGATGAGCGCCCAGGACGTGGCGACGACCGCGCCGATCCTCGGCGACTGGACCGCGGACTTCGGCTACCACGCTGGGCGCGAACTGCTCACGGTGCGTGACTTCACCGCGATCTTCGCGTCGAACGACCAGATGGCGATCGGGCTCATGCACGCCGTGCGCGATGCGGGTCTCGACATTCCGGGGGACGTCTCGATCGTCGGCTTCGATGACATTCCCGAGGCGGCACACGTCTGGCCGCCGCTGACGACCGTTCGGCAGGACTTCGCCGAGCTCGGACGTCGCTGCGTCGCCCGGTTGCTCGGTGATCGCGACCCGGAAGCGGCGCAAGCTCTCGAAACGATCACGCCCGAGCTGATCGTGCGGGACTCGACCGGACGGCCCGCGTTCTGA
- a CDS encoding MFS transporter, whose product MTDPSVPTPATDHEAASGAAGASTPAAEASAAPTSTPASGPTLRPAPGPLSMPYRWLSIGMFSLIFLAAFEAMAVTTIMPLVAEQLDGAALFALAFAVPLAAGIIGMVIAGNWTDRSGPIPSLLVSAALFVVGLVIAGTAVNMEVFIVGRFLHGLSGAAVIVPLYVIVGRVYPERLRARVFAGFAAAWVIPSIVGPALAGMVAEALSWHWVFLGVIVLVVPAAAMMLPPVLRVREQVRGDPAVQWSISRVGWSTLTATAALSVSLSKELDDPWRWVVAVAAIALAAWAARPLLPRGAFRVARGMPATVMLKLIVAGAFFGSEIYLPYLFIERYDFSPSLAGAVLTGAGVSWAAASWLQGRLVERVSNTRVIVIGTTALVIALTIVFVVALFTLAPAIAFVAWTLAGGAMGFMYPRFSVAVLSLSPVSAQGFNSAALTIAESLGAAIALAVTALVSTALGTGMFAADFAVTVAIALVAVLLAARVRPVGSRG is encoded by the coding sequence GTGACCGACCCCTCTGTTCCGACGCCGGCGACCGACCACGAGGCGGCGAGCGGCGCTGCCGGCGCGAGCACGCCGGCAGCCGAAGCATCCGCTGCGCCGACGTCGACGCCGGCGTCGGGGCCGACGCTGAGGCCGGCGCCGGGGCCGTTGTCGATGCCCTATCGCTGGCTCTCGATCGGCATGTTCTCGCTGATCTTCCTCGCGGCGTTCGAGGCGATGGCCGTCACGACGATCATGCCGCTCGTGGCCGAGCAGCTCGACGGTGCGGCGCTCTTCGCGCTCGCCTTCGCCGTGCCGCTCGCCGCAGGCATCATCGGCATGGTCATCGCGGGCAACTGGACCGACCGTTCCGGGCCGATCCCATCGCTGCTGGTCTCGGCGGCGCTTTTCGTCGTCGGGCTCGTGATCGCCGGCACCGCGGTGAACATGGAGGTGTTCATCGTCGGCCGATTCCTGCACGGACTCTCGGGCGCCGCGGTCATCGTGCCGCTCTACGTCATCGTGGGCCGGGTCTATCCCGAGCGGCTGCGAGCCCGCGTGTTCGCGGGCTTCGCCGCGGCGTGGGTGATCCCGTCGATCGTCGGCCCCGCGCTCGCGGGAATGGTGGCCGAGGCGCTGAGCTGGCACTGGGTGTTCCTCGGCGTGATCGTGCTCGTGGTGCCGGCCGCGGCGATGATGCTGCCGCCCGTGCTGCGCGTGCGCGAGCAGGTGCGCGGCGACCCCGCGGTGCAGTGGAGCATCAGCCGCGTGGGCTGGTCGACCCTCACGGCAACCGCCGCGCTCTCGGTCTCGCTCTCGAAGGAACTCGACGACCCCTGGCGCTGGGTCGTCGCCGTCGCGGCGATCGCGCTCGCGGCCTGGGCGGCCCGGCCGCTGCTGCCGAGGGGCGCCTTCCGCGTCGCTCGCGGCATGCCGGCGACGGTCATGCTGAAGCTCATCGTCGCGGGCGCCTTCTTCGGCAGCGAGATCTACCTGCCCTACCTCTTCATCGAGCGCTACGACTTCTCGCCGAGCCTCGCCGGTGCGGTGCTGACCGGCGCCGGCGTCTCGTGGGCCGCGGCGTCGTGGTTGCAGGGCCGACTCGTCGAGCGGGTGTCGAACACGCGGGTCATCGTGATCGGCACGACCGCGCTCGTGATCGCGCTCACGATCGTCTTCGTCGTCGCGCTGTTCACGCTCGCTCCGGCGATCGCCTTCGTGGCGTGGACGCTGGCGGGCGGGGCCATGGGTTTCATGTACCCCCGCTTCTCGGTCGCGGTGCTCTCGCTCTCGCCGGTGTCTGCACAGGGCTTCAACAGCGCCGCCCTCACCATCGCCGAATCGCTCGGCGCGGCCATCGCGCTCGCCGTCACGGCCCTCGTCTCGACCGCGCTGGGCACCGGCATGTTCGCGGCGGACTTCGCCGTCACGGTTGCGATCGCGCTCGTCGCGGTGCTGCTCGCGGCTCGCGTGCGGCCGGTCGGCAGCCGCGGCTGA
- a CDS encoding family 43 glycosylhydrolase: MTKTSWRRGGLAGAAIAALAAGLLAPTTAYADPVPEDPNLVLHYDFSQSGAVTDVSGNGNDAAIVGTGASVVDGELTLPGGASNSGAGYVRLPAGIFDGEDTLTISTWLRNETAAGNYAAMFFGSGTGTTPAQYWLLNPKNPAGRFKSVITNGNAPSAPWSTEYGISPTNSAQGVAGPVTGTEWGMYTTVITPTSISGYHNGTLVGEVATTRTVSQFGTGLVGYIGRSTYPDISYKGSVDDVIVSASAYTPAQVSELYHRSDRVSPEQTLEALNTDADAITLPGEAIADLELPLAGANHSSIAWESSQPSVIGTDGGVTRPGQGQDDAVVTLTATFALGGESVTRRYEVTVPAVDAQRDLERAAAAFDLGIEVVTGDIALTGALDDIAVSWSSSHADVIGTDGAVTRPVADTDVELTATFTRDGRTATRTFAVRALGQDAGQLVSYVHTGDTAKTEVLHLAAAADGDPLVALNNNKGVLYPTYGTGTSRFANPTLFRHPDGSYGMVATDNASNGRIFVYRSDDLVTFSEQQWALTNAEGIIVSRADVTYDNGIRAYRVVLRTPAGNAYEVTTTDFSTFSAPVAVVPPAVPSVTGLPSGAIEASAFRVTADELAGLQRSLGRIVNTSVDAGDDVEVPVDGQLELPERVALGYSDGSSKQLGVEWDTSAVDLSTPGTYEVTGTVNQPVYGDEKGILVPERADPWVFRDDARTGEAEYYLTGSYPTTQANPGVGYDRIVLRRADSINGLTSAQEQVLLWSRNSAAPDTSNGSTIAQGAYRYFWAPEFHRINGDWYILFTSSRSGSVWDIRPAIMRAPGDSDPMVASNWEELGYVEAAPGDSAAFANFSLDMTYFEANGKHYMVWAEKPGSSDLRMAEIDPTDPSRLISKSIQLSTPNYAWERTASQVINEGPAVIKSDDEVFVFFSASEVNETYSIGMLRAPLDGDLMDAATWTKTGYPLLTSDDFGGQQQGPGHNSFTLDADGNPVIVYHARPPFSEWAPGADGGLNDPSRHARVKSVHFAADGSAVLNQTREEELAPENRTVTVQVTVVGEPDESLDVSAVVSDRCVAGKVVQTVSITNDEGFPVKVSTASPYGSKTVSALASGKRVSQAFTTRATSIDGGSVTVTAEATVGGEPVTDVHEIAYAGATCD, encoded by the coding sequence ATGACGAAGACGTCATGGCGGCGAGGCGGACTGGCGGGGGCTGCGATCGCAGCACTCGCGGCGGGTCTGCTCGCGCCGACGACAGCGTACGCGGATCCGGTTCCGGAGGATCCGAACCTCGTGCTGCACTACGACTTCAGCCAGTCGGGTGCAGTGACGGATGTCTCGGGCAACGGGAACGACGCAGCGATCGTGGGCACCGGGGCGAGTGTCGTCGACGGCGAGCTGACCCTGCCGGGCGGCGCATCGAACAGCGGCGCCGGATACGTGCGCCTGCCCGCCGGGATCTTCGACGGCGAGGACACGCTCACGATCTCCACCTGGCTGCGCAACGAGACCGCGGCCGGCAACTACGCGGCCATGTTCTTCGGCTCCGGCACCGGCACCACCCCGGCGCAGTACTGGCTCCTCAACCCGAAGAATCCCGCGGGCCGGTTCAAGTCGGTGATCACGAACGGCAACGCACCGAGCGCTCCCTGGAGCACCGAGTACGGCATCTCGCCGACGAACTCCGCACAGGGCGTGGCCGGGCCGGTCACCGGCACCGAGTGGGGGATGTACACGACCGTCATCACGCCGACGTCGATCTCCGGTTACCACAACGGCACCCTCGTGGGCGAGGTGGCGACGACCCGCACCGTCTCACAGTTCGGCACCGGCCTCGTCGGCTACATCGGCCGCTCGACCTACCCCGACATCTCCTACAAGGGCAGCGTCGACGACGTCATCGTCTCGGCCTCCGCCTACACCCCTGCCCAGGTCTCCGAGCTCTACCACCGGAGCGATCGGGTCTCACCCGAGCAGACGCTCGAGGCCCTGAACACGGATGCCGACGCGATCACGCTGCCCGGCGAGGCGATCGCCGATCTCGAGCTGCCGCTCGCCGGCGCGAACCACTCGAGCATCGCGTGGGAGTCGTCGCAGCCGTCCGTCATCGGCACCGACGGCGGTGTGACGCGCCCAGGGCAGGGTCAAGACGACGCGGTCGTCACGCTCACGGCGACCTTCGCCCTCGGCGGCGAGTCCGTCACGCGCAGGTACGAGGTGACCGTTCCGGCGGTCGACGCCCAGCGCGACCTCGAGCGCGCGGCCGCCGCATTCGACCTCGGAATCGAGGTCGTGACGGGCGACATCGCGCTCACAGGCGCACTCGACGACATCGCGGTCTCGTGGTCGTCGTCGCATGCCGACGTCATCGGCACGGATGGCGCGGTGACACGCCCAGTCGCCGACACCGACGTCGAGCTGACCGCGACGTTCACTCGCGACGGTCGCACCGCCACGCGCACCTTCGCCGTCCGAGCGCTCGGCCAGGACGCCGGCCAGCTCGTCTCGTACGTGCACACCGGTGACACCGCGAAGACCGAAGTGCTGCACCTCGCGGCCGCTGCCGACGGCGACCCGCTCGTCGCCCTCAACAACAACAAGGGGGTGCTCTACCCGACGTACGGCACGGGCACGTCGCGCTTCGCCAACCCGACGCTGTTCCGTCATCCCGACGGCAGCTACGGCATGGTCGCAACGGACAACGCCTCCAACGGACGGATCTTCGTCTACCGCTCCGACGACCTGGTGACCTTCAGCGAACAGCAGTGGGCGCTCACGAACGCCGAGGGCATCATCGTCTCCCGCGCGGACGTGACGTACGACAACGGCATCCGTGCCTACCGCGTCGTGCTGCGCACGCCTGCCGGCAATGCATACGAGGTCACCACGACCGACTTCTCGACCTTCAGTGCTCCGGTCGCCGTAGTGCCGCCCGCCGTGCCGAGCGTGACGGGCCTGCCGAGCGGTGCGATCGAGGCATCCGCATTTCGTGTCACGGCCGACGAGCTCGCCGGCCTGCAGCGCTCACTCGGCCGCATCGTGAACACCTCGGTGGACGCGGGTGACGACGTCGAGGTTCCCGTCGACGGGCAGCTCGAGCTGCCCGAGCGGGTCGCGCTCGGCTACTCCGACGGCTCGTCGAAGCAGCTCGGCGTCGAGTGGGACACGAGTGCCGTCGACCTGTCGACGCCGGGCACCTACGAGGTGACCGGCACGGTGAACCAGCCGGTGTACGGAGACGAGAAGGGAATCCTCGTGCCCGAGCGTGCGGACCCGTGGGTGTTCCGCGATGACGCGCGCACGGGCGAGGCCGAGTACTACCTCACCGGTTCGTACCCGACCACACAGGCGAACCCGGGCGTCGGCTACGACCGCATCGTGCTTCGCCGCGCGGATTCGATCAACGGACTGACCTCGGCGCAGGAGCAGGTGCTGCTCTGGTCTCGCAACTCGGCCGCCCCCGACACGTCCAACGGGTCGACGATCGCGCAGGGCGCGTACCGGTACTTCTGGGCTCCCGAGTTCCATCGGATCAACGGGGACTGGTACATCCTCTTCACCTCGAGCCGCAGCGGGAGCGTCTGGGACATCCGGCCGGCGATCATGCGAGCACCGGGCGACAGCGACCCGATGGTCGCGTCGAACTGGGAGGAGCTCGGTTACGTCGAGGCCGCGCCGGGCGACTCGGCCGCCTTCGCGAACTTCTCGCTCGACATGACGTACTTCGAGGCGAACGGCAAGCACTACATGGTGTGGGCCGAGAAGCCGGGCAGCTCCGATCTGCGCATGGCGGAGATCGACCCGACCGACCCGAGCCGGTTGATCTCGAAGTCCATCCAGCTGTCGACCCCGAACTACGCATGGGAGCGCACCGCCAGCCAGGTGATCAACGAGGGCCCGGCGGTCATCAAGAGCGACGACGAGGTGTTCGTGTTCTTCTCGGCTTCGGAGGTCAACGAGACGTACTCGATCGGGATGCTGCGAGCACCCCTCGATGGCGACCTGATGGATGCCGCGACGTGGACGAAGACGGGATACCCGCTGCTGACGTCCGACGACTTCGGCGGGCAACAGCAGGGACCCGGCCACAACTCGTTCACGCTCGACGCCGACGGCAACCCCGTCATCGTGTACCACGCCCGCCCCCCGTTCTCGGAGTGGGCACCTGGCGCCGACGGCGGCCTGAACGACCCGAGCCGGCACGCCAGGGTCAAGTCGGTCCACTTCGCGGCCGACGGCTCGGCGGTGCTCAACCAGACCCGTGAGGAGGAACTGGCGCCCGAGAATCGCACGGTGACCGTGCAGGTGACGGTCGTCGGCGAGCCCGATGAGTCGCTGGATGTCTCGGCGGTCGTCAGCGACCGGTGCGTCGCCGGCAAGGTCGTGCAGACCGTTTCGATCACCAACGACGAGGGATTCCCGGTCAAGGTCTCGACGGCCTCGCCGTACGGTTCGAAGACCGTGTCGGCGCTGGCATCCGGAAAGCGCGTGTCGCAGGCCTTCACCACCCGCGCCACGTCGATCGACGGAGGTTCGGTCACCGTGACGGCCGAAGCGACGGTCGGCGGCGAACCCGTGACCGACGTGCACGAGATCGCCTACGCGGGCGCGACGTGCGACTGA
- the mmsA gene encoding multiple monosaccharide ABC transporter ATP-binding protein — MTTDILEMRGITKTFPGVKALANVNLTVERGEVHAICGENGAGKSTLMKVLSGVYPHGTYDGDIVFENETVEFRDLTDSEAKGIVIIHQELALSPYLSIAENIFLNNEQKGRGGLIDWNKTNFEASKLLARVGLRENPTTKIMDIGVGKQQLVEIAKALSKQVKLLILDEPTAALNDEDSDHLLDLILHLKGQGITSIIISHKLNEIKKVADSVTVIRDGKTIETIAKNDVTEDRIIKDMVGRDLEHRYPDHTPHIGEELLRVEDWTAHHPQDTSRVVVDKVNLNVRAGEIVGIAGLMGAGRTEFAMSLFGQSYGSKISGRVFLRGAEIKTRTVAEAIDHGIAYATEDRKTYGLNLIEDIKRNISMASLKKLERFGLVHDNEEFKVANEYRTSMNIKAPSVLVKTGKLSGGNQQKVVLSKWIYADPDVLILDEPTRGIDVGAKYEIYSIINRLAAQGKGIIVISSELPELLGICDRVYALSEGRITGELPIAEATPEAMLKLMTMEKPR, encoded by the coding sequence ATGACCACTGACATTCTCGAGATGCGCGGCATCACGAAGACGTTCCCGGGCGTGAAGGCCCTCGCGAACGTCAATCTCACCGTCGAGCGCGGTGAGGTGCACGCGATCTGCGGCGAGAACGGCGCCGGCAAGTCGACCCTCATGAAGGTGCTCTCGGGCGTCTACCCGCACGGCACCTACGACGGCGATATCGTCTTCGAGAACGAGACGGTCGAGTTCCGCGACCTCACCGACAGTGAGGCCAAGGGCATCGTCATCATCCACCAGGAACTCGCGTTGAGCCCGTACCTCTCGATCGCCGAGAACATCTTCCTCAACAATGAGCAGAAGGGTCGCGGCGGCCTGATCGACTGGAACAAGACGAACTTCGAGGCATCCAAGCTGCTCGCCCGCGTGGGTCTCCGTGAGAACCCCACGACGAAGATCATGGACATCGGCGTCGGCAAGCAGCAGCTCGTCGAGATCGCCAAGGCGCTCTCGAAGCAAGTGAAGCTGCTGATCCTCGACGAGCCGACGGCCGCCCTCAACGACGAGGACTCCGATCACCTGCTGGACCTGATCCTGCACCTCAAGGGCCAGGGCATCACGTCGATCATCATCAGCCACAAGCTCAACGAGATCAAGAAGGTCGCCGACTCCGTCACGGTCATCCGCGACGGCAAGACCATCGAGACGATCGCGAAGAACGACGTCACCGAAGACCGCATCATCAAGGACATGGTCGGCCGAGACCTCGAGCATCGCTACCCCGACCACACGCCCCACATCGGCGAAGAGCTGTTGCGCGTCGAGGACTGGACAGCGCACCACCCGCAGGACACGTCGCGAGTGGTCGTCGACAAGGTCAACCTCAACGTGCGCGCCGGGGAGATCGTCGGCATCGCGGGGCTCATGGGTGCCGGGCGCACGGAGTTCGCGATGAGCCTGTTCGGGCAGTCGTACGGTTCGAAGATCTCGGGCCGCGTGTTCCTTCGCGGCGCCGAGATCAAGACGCGCACGGTCGCCGAGGCGATCGATCACGGCATCGCGTACGCGACCGAGGACCGCAAGACGTACGGGCTGAACCTCATCGAGGACATCAAGCGCAATATCTCGATGGCATCGCTGAAGAAGCTCGAGAGGTTCGGCCTCGTGCACGACAACGAGGAGTTCAAGGTCGCCAACGAGTACCGCACGTCGATGAACATCAAGGCGCCGAGCGTGCTCGTGAAGACCGGCAAGCTCTCGGGCGGCAACCAGCAGAAGGTCGTGCTCTCGAAGTGGATCTACGCAGACCCTGACGTGCTCATCCTCGACGAACCCACCCGCGGCATCGACGTGGGCGCGAAGTACGAGATCTACTCGATCATCAATCGCCTCGCAGCACAGGGCAAGGGCATCATCGTGATCTCGTCGGAGCTGCCCGAGCTTCTCGGCATCTGCGACCGCGTCTACGCGCTCTCCGAGGGCCGCATCACGGGCGAGCTCCCGATCGCCGAGGCGACCCCCGAGGCGATGCTCAAGCTCATGACCATGGAAAAGCCCCGCTAG
- a CDS encoding L-ribulose-5-phosphate 4-epimerase, producing MITYGPQIEVAIARVRADVARLHGELSRYGLVVWTGGNVSGRVPGADLFVIKPSGVPYEDLAPENMILCDLDGNVIEGTPGAERSPSSDTAAHAYVYRNMPDVGGVVHTHSTYATAWATCGEEIPCVTTAMADEFGGPIPVGPFAIIGDDSIGRGIVETLTDHRSRAVLMQNHGPFTIGTSAKDAVKAAVMVEDAARTVHLAREAGALIPIPQESIDRLYDRYQNVYGQATDSRRTTMTSQ from the coding sequence ATGATCACCTACGGACCGCAGATCGAGGTCGCCATCGCGAGGGTGCGTGCCGACGTCGCCCGGCTGCATGGCGAGCTGTCGCGCTACGGCCTGGTCGTGTGGACGGGTGGCAACGTCTCGGGCCGCGTGCCCGGCGCGGACCTGTTCGTCATCAAGCCCTCGGGCGTTCCGTACGAGGACCTCGCTCCAGAGAACATGATCCTCTGCGACCTCGACGGCAACGTGATCGAGGGTACTCCGGGCGCCGAGCGCAGTCCGTCATCCGATACCGCGGCACATGCCTACGTCTACCGCAACATGCCCGACGTGGGCGGGGTGGTGCACACGCACTCGACGTACGCCACGGCGTGGGCCACGTGCGGCGAAGAGATCCCGTGCGTGACCACAGCCATGGCCGATGAGTTCGGCGGCCCGATCCCGGTCGGTCCGTTCGCGATCATCGGCGACGATTCGATCGGTCGCGGCATCGTCGAGACGCTGACCGACCATCGGAGCCGTGCCGTGCTGATGCAGAACCACGGTCCGTTCACTATCGGCACCTCGGCGAAAGACGCGGTCAAGGCCGCCGTCATGGTCGAGGATGCCGCGCGTACCGTGCATCTCGCGCGGGAGGCGGGTGCGCTGATTCCGATTCCGCAGGAGTCGATCGATCGGCTCTACGACCGCTACCAGAACGTCTACGGGCAGGCAACGGACTCCCGTCGAACGACAATGACGTCCCAATGA
- the chvE gene encoding multiple monosaccharide ABC transporter substrate-binding protein produces MLALAACSGGSGGSDGGEGGLIGVAMPTKSSERWIQDGDAVKEQLEEQGFKVDLQYAEDDIPTQVSQIENMITKGAEALIIASIDGTTLSQVLQDAADADIPVIAYDRLIRDTENVDYYASFDNYIVGVQQATSLLNGLGLTDLEGEPTADAPAGPFNIELFAGSPDDNNATFFWNGAIDTLQPYIDEGTLVVKSGQTDFEQAAILRWDGEVAQERMENLLTSTYSDGSTVNAVLSPYDGLSRGIISALTDAGYAVGADWPIISGQDAEIDSVKAINSGEQFATIFKDTRELASVAVDMAAAILNGEEVEVNNTTDYDNGVKVVPSYLLESQIVVKDNITEVLVDSGYWTEEEING; encoded by the coding sequence ATGCTCGCGCTCGCGGCATGTTCGGGGGGCTCCGGCGGAAGCGACGGCGGCGAGGGCGGCCTCATCGGCGTTGCGATGCCGACCAAGAGCTCGGAGCGCTGGATCCAAGACGGCGACGCCGTCAAGGAGCAGCTCGAGGAGCAGGGGTTCAAGGTCGACCTGCAGTACGCAGAAGACGACATCCCCACCCAGGTCTCGCAGATCGAGAACATGATCACGAAGGGCGCCGAAGCGCTCATCATCGCCTCGATCGACGGCACGACGCTCTCGCAGGTGCTGCAGGACGCGGCCGACGCCGACATCCCCGTCATCGCCTACGACCGCCTCATCCGCGACACGGAGAACGTCGACTACTACGCGTCGTTCGACAACTACATCGTCGGCGTGCAGCAGGCGACCTCGCTCCTGAACGGTCTCGGACTCACCGATCTCGAGGGGGAGCCGACCGCTGACGCCCCGGCCGGTCCGTTCAACATCGAGCTGTTCGCCGGTTCGCCCGACGACAACAACGCCACGTTCTTCTGGAACGGCGCGATCGACACCCTGCAGCCCTACATCGATGAGGGCACGCTCGTCGTGAAGTCGGGTCAGACCGACTTCGAGCAGGCCGCCATCCTCCGTTGGGACGGCGAAGTGGCGCAGGAGCGCATGGAGAACCTGCTGACGTCGACCTACTCGGACGGATCGACCGTGAACGCCGTGCTCTCGCCCTATGACGGCCTCTCGCGCGGCATCATCTCGGCGCTCACCGACGCCGGCTACGCCGTCGGCGCCGATTGGCCGATCATCTCGGGCCAGGACGCCGAGATCGACTCCGTCAAGGCGATCAACTCGGGTGAGCAGTTCGCGACCATCTTCAAGGACACGCGCGAGCTCGCATCGGTCGCCGTCGACATGGCGGCCGCGATCCTGAACGGCGAAGAGGTCGAGGTCAACAACACCACCGACTACGACAACGGTGTGAAGGTCGTGCCGTCGTACCTCCTCGAGTCGCAGATCGTCGTCAAGGACAACATCACCGAGGTCCTCGTCGACAGCGGCTACTGGACCGAAGAAGAGATCAACGGTTAG
- the mmsB gene encoding multiple monosaccharide ABC transporter permease — protein sequence MSNQTPTQTPPSGDSQAVGATVNPVRNKFTDRLSHMLSDLGRNGIFIALLVVVVLFSILTDGILLRPQNISNLIVQNGYILVLAIGMVMLIIAGHIDLSVGSVAAFVGACSGVFAVQMGLPWWLSVILSLGVGALVGVWQGFWIAFVGIPSFIVTLAGMLIFRGLALVVLGNANIGSFPAEYRALGNGFVTDVFGEFEVDPLTLGIGALAIVILIVQQVRGRRGRQKYGQDVEPMPWFITKLVLVSAAIGFFAYSLASYKGIPITLIILAVLVLVYGVVMNRTVFGRHIYAIGGNRHAAELSGVKTRRLDFWLFVNMGVLAALAGLIFTARLNLAGPKAGDGFELEAISAAFIGGAAVQGGVGTIGGAIIGGLIIGVLNNGMSIMGIGIEWQQAVKGLVLLLAVAFDVYNKRRSGGQ from the coding sequence ATGTCGAATCAGACACCAACCCAGACTCCGCCCTCCGGCGACTCGCAGGCCGTCGGCGCCACGGTCAACCCGGTGCGGAACAAGTTCACCGACCGGCTCAGCCACATGCTCTCCGACCTCGGCAGGAACGGCATCTTCATCGCGCTCCTCGTGGTGGTCGTGCTGTTCTCGATCCTCACCGACGGTATTCTGCTGCGACCGCAGAACATCTCGAACCTCATCGTGCAGAACGGCTACATCCTCGTGCTGGCGATCGGCATGGTGATGCTCATCATCGCCGGCCACATCGACCTGTCGGTCGGTTCTGTCGCCGCATTCGTCGGCGCCTGTTCCGGTGTCTTCGCCGTGCAGATGGGGCTGCCGTGGTGGTTGTCGGTCATCCTCTCGCTCGGCGTCGGCGCACTCGTCGGCGTATGGCAGGGCTTCTGGATCGCGTTCGTCGGCATACCGTCATTCATCGTGACCCTCGCGGGCATGCTCATCTTCCGCGGCCTTGCGCTCGTCGTGCTCGGCAACGCGAACATCGGCTCGTTCCCCGCAGAGTACCGGGCACTCGGCAACGGGTTCGTCACCGACGTCTTCGGAGAGTTCGAGGTCGATCCGCTCACGCTCGGAATCGGGGCGCTCGCGATCGTCATCCTCATCGTGCAGCAGGTGCGTGGCCGCCGCGGTCGCCAGAAGTACGGCCAGGACGTCGAGCCGATGCCGTGGTTCATCACGAAGCTCGTGCTCGTCTCGGCGGCGATCGGCTTCTTCGCCTACTCGCTCGCGTCGTACAAGGGCATCCCGATCACGCTCATCATCCTGGCGGTGCTCGTGCTCGTGTACGGCGTCGTGATGAACCGCACCGTGTTCGGCCGCCACATCTACGCGATCGGCGGCAACCGCCACGCGGCCGAGCTCTCGGGCGTCAAGACGCGTCGCCTCGACTTCTGGCTCTTCGTCAACATGGGCGTGCTGGCAGCGCTCGCCGGCCTCATCTTCACCGCGCGGCTGAACCTCGCCGGTCCGAAGGCCGGTGACGGCTTCGAGCTCGAGGCGATCTCGGCGGCATTCATCGGCGGCGCGGCGGTGCAGGGCGGCGTCGGCACGATCGGCGGCGCGATCATCGGTGGTCTGATCATCGGTGTGCTGAACAACGGCATGTCGATCATGGGCATCGGCATCGAGTGGCAGCAGGCCGTGAAGGGTCTCGTGCTGCTGCTCGCCGTCGCCTTCGACGTGTACAACAAGCGTCGCTCCGGCGGCCAGTAG